In the genome of Acipenser ruthenus unplaced genomic scaffold, fAciRut3.2 maternal haplotype, whole genome shotgun sequence, the window CCTGCTAAAGCTCCTGTCGTTTTTATTCACACAGACGCCACGCCTGCTAAAGCTCCTGCCGTTTTTATTCTCGCAGACGCCACGCCTGCTAAAGCTCCTGTCGTTTTTATTCACACAGACGCCACGCCTGCTAAAGCTCCTGCCGTTTTTATTCACACAGACGCCACGCCTGCTAAAGCTCCTGCCGTTTTTATTCCCGCAGACGTCTGCAGTGATGCTGCGGCTCAGCGACGCCACAGACAGCGGCTCTGAGATCGAACCCGGCCCCCTGAAGGAGGAGACATGCGAACCGGGGCCCCTTAAAGAGGAGGGGGGTCCGGATTACGAGGAAGCAGGGCGggggtctccccctccttctcccccGGCTGTCGAAGACGTGTCGGAGCTGGGGTGCATCGTGATCAAGCAGGAGGTGCTTTCGGAATGCGGCGACacggaagaggaggaggaggcagatcTGGGATATCATGAGGAAGGGCAGGGGGACGCTTCTGGAAAGGGAACGAgacggggaggaggaggaggaggatgaggaggaggcggcggggaggaggaagagagggaaACGACATTCCTGTCCCGAATGCGAGAAGTCTTTCAGCCAGTCCTCCCACCTCAAGGCTCACCAGCGCAGGCACGCGGGAGACCGGCCCCACGCCTGCCCCGACTGCGGGCGCCGGTTCTACGAGGCTCGGGGCCTCCGGTCCCACATGCACATCCACACGGGGGACAAGCCCCACCGCTGCGGGGAGTGCCACAAGAGCTTCGTCCAGCCCTGCCACCTCCGGGCACACCGGCTCACCCACACGGGCGACCGGCCCCACGCCTGCCCCGACTGCAGCAAAGCTTTCCCCGACGCCAGCCGGCTGAGATCCCACAGGCTGGTCCACGCGGCAGAGAAGCCGTACGCCTGCCAGCAATGCGGGAGGGGCTTCTGCAGCCCCTCCCAGCTCCGCAAGCACGGCCGCACGCACTCCGGGGAGAAGCCTTACCCCTGCCCGGCCTGCGGGAGAGCCTTCGCCAGGGCCGACGGGCTGGAGAAGCACTCCAGGACCCACACGGGGGAGAAACCGTACGAGTGCGGCGACTGCGGGAAGAGGTTCTGCGACTCCAC includes:
- the LOC131729736 gene encoding zinc finger protein 572-like, which codes for MRKGRGTLLERERDGEEEEEDEEEAAGRRKRGKRHSCPECEKSFSQSSHLKAHQRRHAGDRPHACPDCGRRFYEARGLRSHMHIHTGDKPHRCGECHKSFVQPCHLRAHRLTHTGDRPHACPDCSKAFPDASRLRSHRLVHAAEKPYACQQCGRGFCSPSQLRKHGRTHSGEKPYPCPACGRAFARADGLEKHSRTHTGEKPYECGDCGKRFCDSTQLKMHGRTHTGEKPYGCRHCGKAFAGSGQLRRHSLTHAGGRGEEEEEEKLFPCPDCGRGYSTATGLERHKRVHCPSSSSSSSSSTAPGEKPYPCSDCGKRFLTAYLLKRHGPVHTGEKPYRCPDCGKSFSWAASLERHRRTHAAQKPHPCPECRKSFCDSARLAKHWQAAHSRERPFRRSDCGESFSDGSGVEEAPEDSRGGKKERTGA